The proteins below are encoded in one region of Pseudomonas putida NBRC 14164:
- a CDS encoding ferredoxin--NADP reductase, with amino-acid sequence MSLDYLSVRVTRVIEETADSRSLEFELPEALAERLRYRPGQFLTLRVPHQGGWLPRCYSLSSTPLLDEPLRVTIKRVRDGRASNWLCDAVQAGDTLQVLAPAGVFVPRQLDTDLLLFGGGSGITPVLSILRSALLAGTGRILLIYANRDEASVIFRDSLKALASAHPQRLQVIHWLDSVQGIASVSQLAELARPFVSAEAFICGPGPFMDAAVAALQALGMPSAQVHVERFVSLPEEGEVAVPAAVDTRHPSSQLSVRLDGEEFEVPCAEGETLLNAMRRAGLNPPSSCLVGSCATCMCTVERGEVQMLRNDALDQQEMDQGWTLACQSLARSEHLRVLFPE; translated from the coding sequence ATGAGCCTGGATTACCTGTCAGTACGTGTAACCCGCGTGATTGAAGAGACCGCCGACAGCCGCTCCCTGGAGTTCGAGCTGCCAGAAGCGCTTGCCGAGCGCTTGCGCTATCGACCTGGGCAGTTTCTGACCCTGCGTGTGCCTCACCAGGGGGGGTGGTTGCCGCGCTGTTACTCTCTGTCGAGCACGCCACTGCTCGATGAGCCATTGCGGGTCACGATCAAACGGGTGCGCGACGGACGCGCGTCGAACTGGCTCTGTGACGCCGTGCAGGCGGGCGATACCTTGCAGGTGCTGGCGCCGGCCGGGGTGTTTGTGCCGCGCCAGCTGGACACCGATCTGCTGCTGTTCGGCGGCGGCAGTGGCATCACCCCGGTGCTGTCCATCCTGCGCTCGGCGCTGTTGGCGGGCACTGGGCGCATTCTGCTGATCTACGCCAACCGGGACGAAGCGTCGGTGATATTCCGTGACTCGCTCAAGGCCCTGGCCAGCGCGCACCCACAGCGCCTGCAAGTGATCCACTGGCTCGACTCGGTGCAGGGCATTGCGTCGGTGAGCCAGTTGGCCGAGCTGGCGCGCCCGTTCGTCAGTGCCGAGGCGTTCATCTGCGGTCCTGGACCGTTCATGGATGCTGCCGTCGCTGCCTTGCAGGCGTTAGGCATGCCGAGTGCGCAGGTCCATGTCGAGCGGTTTGTCTCGCTGCCCGAAGAGGGCGAAGTCGCAGTACCGGCTGCCGTCGATACCCGCCACCCGAGCAGCCAGCTTTCGGTGCGCCTGGACGGTGAAGAGTTCGAGGTGCCCTGCGCCGAAGGCGAAACCCTGCTCAACGCCATGCGCCGGGCCGGCCTGAACCCGCCAAGTTCTTGTCTGGTCGGCTCCTGTGCCACCTGCATGTGCACGGTTGAACGGGGTGAGGTGCAGATGTTGCGCAACGATGCCCTTGACCAGCAGGAGATGGACCAGGGCTGGACACTGGCTTGCCAGTCCCTGGCCCGCAGCGAGCACCTGCGGGTGCTCTTTCCCGAATAA
- a CDS encoding acyl-CoA dehydrogenase family protein: MDFELSEEQRAIAEMAGSLMSDYCTDERLRDWDLCGQAYMQDLWHSCVQTGLHALAIPEAAGGSGLGMTELVQILDAQGGALAQVPLWRHQLAATTLAQFGDKALAPWVEQAVAGSGLLTLSLDGLNTVRGIELEASAEEGGWRLDGRVAALALAEQSVAALVLARVMGQPRLVLVDLSQSGISRVAGVMTHGEAIADLDLRGVTLSNQQVLPAAALDWLAPRAIASLAALQLGVSAEQVHRTVAYVSERQQFGRCIGSFQAVQMSMADTHVHLEVLRSALWQLCYRLDAGLPAPSQALATAYLACEAGHRIGHTAQHVHGGIGVDLTYPIHRFLYWSRALSCALGGSSMILERLGDWLSDNTTLGWKYDLDEHQAL, from the coding sequence ATGGATTTTGAACTCAGCGAAGAGCAGCGTGCCATTGCCGAAATGGCGGGCAGCCTGATGAGCGACTACTGCACCGACGAGCGCCTGCGTGACTGGGACCTCTGCGGGCAAGCCTATATGCAAGACCTGTGGCACAGCTGCGTACAAACCGGCCTGCATGCCCTGGCTATCCCCGAAGCTGCTGGTGGCAGCGGGCTGGGCATGACCGAGCTGGTGCAGATCCTCGATGCCCAGGGCGGTGCCCTGGCGCAAGTGCCGTTGTGGCGTCACCAATTGGCCGCGACCACCCTCGCCCAGTTCGGCGACAAGGCCCTGGCACCATGGGTGGAACAGGCTGTGGCGGGCTCAGGCTTGCTGACCCTGAGCCTCGATGGCCTGAACACGGTGCGCGGCATCGAGCTCGAGGCCAGCGCCGAAGAGGGCGGGTGGCGCCTGGATGGCCGGGTTGCGGCACTCGCCTTGGCCGAGCAGTCGGTGGCAGCGCTGGTACTGGCCCGGGTTATGGGGCAGCCACGGCTGGTCCTGGTGGACCTGAGCCAGTCGGGCATCAGCCGTGTAGCGGGGGTCATGACCCACGGCGAAGCCATTGCCGACCTGGACTTGCGCGGCGTCACCCTGAGCAATCAGCAAGTGCTGCCCGCCGCCGCCCTGGATTGGCTGGCCCCGCGCGCAATTGCCTCCCTGGCGGCCTTGCAGCTGGGCGTCAGCGCCGAGCAGGTGCACCGCACCGTGGCCTACGTCAGTGAGCGTCAACAGTTCGGCCGCTGCATCGGCAGTTTCCAGGCCGTGCAAATGAGCATGGCTGACACCCATGTGCACCTGGAGGTGTTGCGCAGTGCCCTGTGGCAATTGTGCTACCGCCTCGACGCCGGTCTGCCGGCCCCTTCGCAAGCCTTGGCCACCGCGTACCTGGCGTGCGAGGCCGGGCACCGCATTGGCCACACCGCACAGCATGTGCATGGTGGCATCGGCGTCGACCTGACGTACCCGATCCATCGCTTTCTCTACTGGAGCCGCGCCCTGAGCTGCGCATTGGGAGGGTCGTCGATGATCCTGGAGCGTCTGGGCGACTGGTTGAGCGATAACACTACCTTGGGATGGAAATATGACCTCGATGAACACCAAGCGCTTTGA
- a CDS encoding MaoC family dehydratase, whose amino-acid sequence MTSMNTKRFEDVRPGEQLPELTIPITVGLIAGGAIATRDYFPGHHDLDAARELGSPHIFMNILTTNGLVQRFIEQWSGPQVQFRTLKIKLGAPNYPGDSMTFSGEVTHQDAATRSLEVTLKGKNSMGNHVTGTVALVLP is encoded by the coding sequence ATGACCTCGATGAACACCAAGCGCTTTGAAGACGTGCGCCCTGGGGAGCAACTGCCCGAGCTGACGATCCCGATCACGGTTGGCCTGATTGCCGGTGGGGCGATAGCCACCCGCGACTACTTTCCCGGTCACCATGACCTGGACGCGGCGCGCGAGCTGGGTTCGCCTCATATCTTCATGAACATCCTGACCACCAACGGCCTGGTGCAACGCTTCATCGAGCAGTGGAGCGGCCCGCAGGTGCAGTTCCGTACGCTGAAAATAAAACTGGGCGCGCCAAATTACCCCGGCGACAGCATGACCTTCAGCGGTGAAGTGACCCATCAGGATGCCGCTACGCGCAGCCTGGAAGTGACCCTCAAGGGCAAAAACTCCATGGGCAATCACGTGACCGGCACGGTCGCGCTGGTTCTGCCTTGA
- a CDS encoding enoyl-CoA hydratase has product MSDSLTAPVLLEYPAPGVALVRLNRPHATNALSLELQALLSHYFIELGSNADVRCILLTGGDKVFAAGGDINSLAGVGPIDIYQRHTERVWAPIQHCPKPVIAAVCGYAYGGGCELAMLADIIVAGQSARFCQPEIKIGIMPGIGGTQRLVRAVGKAKAMRMALTGQPITAEEAWISGLVSEVVADDQVLAHGLKLAQVVAAMPPLAAEQIKEVILAGMDAPLEAGLALERKANALLFASRDQKEGMQAFIDKRPARFEGH; this is encoded by the coding sequence ATGTCCGATTCACTTACCGCGCCGGTGCTGCTGGAGTACCCGGCCCCAGGGGTTGCCTTGGTGCGGCTCAACCGCCCGCACGCCACCAATGCCCTGAGCCTGGAGCTGCAGGCGCTGCTGTCGCACTACTTCATTGAGCTGGGGAGCAATGCTGATGTGCGCTGCATTCTGCTGACCGGTGGCGACAAGGTGTTCGCCGCCGGGGGCGATATCAACAGCCTGGCCGGGGTGGGTCCGATTGATATCTATCAGCGCCACACCGAGCGGGTCTGGGCGCCGATCCAGCACTGCCCCAAACCTGTGATCGCGGCGGTATGCGGTTATGCCTATGGCGGTGGCTGCGAGCTGGCGATGCTCGCCGATATCATTGTTGCCGGGCAGAGTGCACGCTTCTGCCAGCCGGAGATCAAGATCGGGATCATGCCCGGGATTGGCGGCACCCAGCGTTTGGTGAGGGCGGTCGGCAAAGCCAAGGCGATGCGAATGGCGCTGACCGGTCAGCCGATCACGGCTGAGGAGGCCTGGATTTCAGGGCTGGTCAGTGAGGTGGTGGCCGATGATCAGGTGCTCGCTCACGGCTTGAAGTTGGCGCAGGTGGTTGCGGCAATGCCGCCGTTGGCTGCCGAGCAGATCAAGGAAGTGATTCTTGCGGGGATGGATGCGCCCCTGGAAGCGGGTTTGGCGCTGGAGCGCAAGGCCAATGCGTTGTTGTTTGCCTCACGTGACCAGAAGGAAGGCATGCAGGCGTTCATTGATAAGCGGCCTGCCCGCTTTGAAGGCCATTGA
- a CDS encoding FadD3 family acyl-CoA ligase, protein MTACSALPGSVHAWNLLPLSIPALLFASAERFAGRAAIEEDGSVTDYRDLPGLALGVCRSLMALGIEAGDRVAIWAPNCRDWVVAALGVHCAGAVLVPINTRMKGAEAADILARSQARVLLTQGVFLGLDYPAMLAPLRPASLEQLVVFGTQPPQLASDLDWAGFLARGESVSELQARQRAVAVGPRDLSDLLFTSGTTGKPKGVMSAHGQNLRAYHEYVRVIGLQPGDRYLIINPFFHAFGYKAGWLTCLLAGATILPHAVFDAEAVFQRIAAERISVLPGPPTLYLSMLAHPRLAQTDLSSLRIAVTGSSTIPPVLIERMRRELGVDVVTTAYGLTECGGLATICNPDDPADIVAGTSGRAIDGTEVCIRSADNQPVATGVSGEICLRGFHVMRGYFNDPQATAQAIDAEGWLHTGDIGNLDVHGNLQITDRLKDMFIVGGFNCYPAEIEAGLIEHPAIAQVAVIGVADERMGEVGCACVVLRAGQQLDEPSLIAWARERMANYKVPRQVHFFESLPVNASNKVVKPELRQAVLQAEGGRAS, encoded by the coding sequence ATGACTGCATGTTCAGCATTACCGGGCAGCGTCCATGCCTGGAACTTGTTGCCTTTATCGATTCCTGCCTTGTTGTTCGCCAGTGCCGAACGCTTTGCCGGTCGGGCAGCGATCGAGGAAGACGGCAGTGTCACTGATTACCGGGATTTGCCGGGGTTGGCGCTGGGTGTCTGCCGCAGCCTGATGGCTCTGGGGATCGAGGCGGGCGACCGCGTGGCGATCTGGGCACCCAATTGCCGCGACTGGGTGGTCGCCGCCTTGGGCGTGCATTGCGCAGGGGCTGTGCTGGTGCCGATCAATACCCGCATGAAAGGCGCCGAGGCGGCCGATATCCTGGCGCGCAGCCAGGCGCGGGTGCTGTTGACGCAAGGGGTATTTCTGGGGCTGGACTACCCGGCCATGCTGGCGCCGCTACGTCCGGCCAGCCTTGAACAACTGGTGGTGTTCGGTACACAGCCGCCGCAGTTGGCCAGCGACCTGGATTGGGCCGGTTTTCTCGCCAGGGGCGAGTCTGTCAGTGAGCTGCAAGCCCGCCAGCGTGCGGTGGCGGTTGGCCCGCGGGACTTGTCCGACTTGCTGTTTACCTCCGGCACCACCGGCAAACCCAAGGGTGTGATGAGTGCCCATGGGCAGAACCTGCGGGCGTACCACGAATATGTGCGGGTCATTGGCCTGCAGCCGGGTGATCGTTACCTGATCATCAACCCGTTTTTTCATGCCTTTGGCTACAAGGCCGGATGGCTGACCTGCCTGCTGGCTGGCGCGACTATCCTGCCGCATGCGGTGTTCGATGCCGAAGCTGTATTCCAGCGTATCGCCGCGGAGCGCATCAGCGTGCTGCCAGGGCCACCCACGCTGTACTTGTCGATGCTGGCCCACCCGCGCCTGGCCCAGACTGATTTGTCCAGCTTGCGCATCGCTGTGACCGGTTCCTCGACGATCCCGCCGGTGTTGATCGAGCGCATGCGTCGCGAGCTGGGGGTAGATGTGGTGACCACCGCCTATGGCCTGACCGAGTGTGGCGGCCTGGCGACCATCTGCAACCCGGATGACCCCGCCGACATTGTTGCCGGCACCAGTGGCCGGGCCATCGATGGCACCGAGGTGTGCATTCGTTCGGCAGATAACCAACCGGTCGCCACGGGCGTGTCGGGGGAAATCTGCCTGCGCGGTTTTCATGTGATGCGGGGTTATTTCAATGACCCGCAAGCGACGGCGCAGGCCATTGATGCCGAGGGTTGGCTACACACGGGCGATATTGGCAATCTGGATGTGCATGGCAACCTGCAGATTACTGACCGCCTCAAGGATATGTTCATTGTCGGTGGCTTCAATTGCTATCCGGCAGAGATAGAGGCTGGTTTGATCGAGCATCCGGCCATCGCGCAGGTAGCGGTGATCGGGGTTGCGGATGAGCGCATGGGGGAGGTGGGGTGTGCCTGCGTGGTATTGCGTGCAGGCCAGCAGCTGGATGAGCCGTCTCTGATCGCCTGGGCCAGAGAGCGGATGGCCAACTACAAAGTGCCGCGACAGGTTCACTTCTTTGAATCATTGCCGGTGAATGCCTCGAACAAGGTGGTCAAACCAGAGCTGCGTCAGGCGGTTCTGCAGGCTGAGGGCGGGCGGGCCTCGTGA
- a CDS encoding bifunctional MaoC family dehydratase N-terminal/OB-fold nucleic acid binding domain-containing protein has protein sequence MADPELLSKVRALVGRQYGRVNAWDEVNAPMIRQWCEVIGLENPLYTDPVAAANSSNDGIIAPPPMLQIWCMEGFHINNYAPGSTTENPYEVLGVIESYGYPSVVAVNSELTFERNLRLGEKLYYTTRLDSVGEEKTTGLGTGFFVTLVMSYFSQQATGDEKVGELLFRVFKFRPANAHKVQAQPQAVAEPAQAQAQAKRPAPGVSDDTRFFWDGCKEGKLLIQRCTQCRTLRHPPAPVCIECHCFDWDTQQASGKGRLYSFVVMHYPQVAPFDHPNPIGLIELDEGVRLIAGLVGVKREDISIGQRVEVEFQTFDDDLALPMFRPSAQ, from the coding sequence TTGGCTGATCCAGAATTGCTATCCAAAGTGCGCGCCCTGGTTGGGCGCCAATACGGCCGTGTAAACGCCTGGGACGAGGTCAACGCGCCAATGATTCGCCAGTGGTGCGAAGTCATCGGCCTTGAAAACCCGCTCTACACCGACCCTGTGGCAGCTGCCAACAGCAGCAATGACGGCATCATTGCGCCGCCACCCATGCTGCAGATCTGGTGCATGGAAGGCTTTCACATCAATAACTACGCACCAGGCTCGACCACCGAAAACCCATATGAAGTGCTCGGTGTGATTGAAAGCTATGGCTACCCGTCGGTGGTAGCGGTGAACTCTGAGCTGACCTTCGAGCGCAACCTGCGCCTGGGCGAAAAGCTCTACTACACCACGCGCCTGGACTCGGTCGGCGAGGAAAAGACCACCGGCCTTGGCACTGGCTTTTTTGTCACCCTGGTCATGAGCTACTTCTCGCAGCAGGCCACGGGCGACGAAAAAGTCGGCGAGCTGTTGTTCCGGGTGTTCAAGTTCCGCCCGGCCAACGCGCACAAGGTCCAGGCGCAGCCCCAGGCCGTGGCCGAGCCGGCGCAGGCGCAGGCGCAGGCGAAGCGTCCGGCGCCCGGCGTCAGCGACGACACGCGGTTTTTCTGGGACGGCTGCAAGGAAGGCAAGCTGTTGATCCAGCGCTGTACGCAGTGCCGCACATTGCGCCATCCGCCGGCACCGGTGTGCATCGAGTGCCATTGCTTCGACTGGGATACCCAGCAGGCCAGCGGCAAGGGCCGGTTGTACTCCTTCGTAGTGATGCACTACCCGCAGGTGGCACCGTTCGATCATCCCAACCCGATCGGTCTGATCGAACTGGATGAGGGAGTACGCCTGATCGCCGGCCTGGTTGGCGTCAAACGTGAAGACATCAGCATTGGCCAGCGTGTGGAGGTCGAGTTTCAGACCTTCGACGACGACCTGGCGCTGCCGATGTTCCGTCCATCGGCACAGTAG
- a CDS encoding SDR family oxidoreductase, with translation MSGHSGLDYNGKVVLVTGGTKGIGAGIARSFLAAGAKVIVCGRNLPEQLPSVAQGQADFIAADVRDQASLQGLFDSIRSNYGRLDVLVNNAGGSPSADAASASPRFHEGIIRLNLIAPLNVAQQANLLMQAQADGGCIVFIGSISGLRASPGTAAYGAAKAGVLALVQSLAAEWAPKVRVVAISPGLVRTELAHLHYGDEQGIAAVSAGIPAGRMAVPEDIGNACLYIASPLATYASGCNLLLHGGGERPAYLGAAQATPH, from the coding sequence ATGAGTGGTCACTCGGGGCTGGATTACAACGGCAAGGTGGTACTGGTCACCGGCGGAACCAAAGGCATTGGCGCTGGCATTGCCCGCAGCTTTCTGGCTGCCGGGGCCAAGGTGATCGTGTGTGGGCGCAACCTGCCCGAGCAATTGCCGAGCGTTGCTCAGGGCCAGGCGGACTTCATTGCCGCCGATGTGCGCGACCAGGCCTCCTTGCAAGGCCTGTTTGACAGCATCCGCAGCAACTACGGCCGCCTCGATGTGCTGGTCAACAACGCCGGTGGCAGCCCCTCGGCCGACGCCGCTAGCGCCTCGCCGCGTTTTCATGAGGGGATTATCCGCCTCAACCTGATCGCACCGCTCAATGTCGCCCAGCAAGCCAACCTGCTGATGCAGGCCCAGGCCGACGGCGGTTGCATCGTGTTTATTGGCAGCATCAGCGGCCTGCGTGCCTCGCCAGGCACGGCAGCGTACGGCGCGGCCAAGGCCGGCGTGTTGGCCCTGGTGCAGTCGCTGGCAGCGGAGTGGGCGCCAAAGGTGCGGGTGGTGGCGATAAGCCCAGGCCTGGTGCGCACCGAGCTTGCCCATCTGCACTATGGCGACGAGCAAGGTATCGCTGCGGTCAGCGCCGGTATCCCGGCCGGGCGCATGGCGGTGCCCGAGGACATCGGCAACGCCTGCCTCTATATCGCTTCACCGCTGGCCACTTACGCCAGCGGTTGCAACCTGTTGCTGCATGGCGGTGGTGAACGCCCGGCTTATCTCGGTGCGGCGCAGGCTACCCCGCACTGA